Proteins co-encoded in one Papaver somniferum cultivar HN1 chromosome 5, ASM357369v1, whole genome shotgun sequence genomic window:
- the LOC113279309 gene encoding DUF724 domain-containing protein 10-like: protein MKFPLAHRSYYLNPESKLAHDQVFTELPQSPHFSPLESFRSENIKEGIKLGCDLAFLFLVQKLRNLNDSSHFPSEVASLTAEFEWFEELGYDLTKIKQRFNLLKRRAEEEKGWKNEVVKLEQEKQEKKESVEEKEFLLVELANESVKIAKEVKMERSEIERIENKKRKVMADLNVNEFEKLSNKPW from the coding sequence ATGAAATTCCCACTAGCCCATAGGTCCTATTATCTAAATCCTGAATCTAAACTTGCCCATGATCAAGTTTTTACTGAACTTCCACAGTCTCCACACTTCAGCCCACTTGAAAGTTTCAGAAGTGAAAACATAAAAGAAGGTATCAAGTTAGGATGTGACTTAGCTTTCTTGTTCTTGGTTCAGAAACTTCGTAACCTGAATGATTCCTCTCATTTTCCAAGTGAGGTTGCTAGTTTGACCGCAGAGTTTGAGTGGTTTGAAGAATTGGGTTATGATTTGACAAAAATAAAACAGAGATTCAATCTGCTGAAGAGAAGAGCTGAAGAAGAAAAGGGTTGGAAAAATGAAGTTGTGAAGTTAGAACAAGAAAAgcaagagaaaaaagaaagcGTTGAAGAAAAAGAATTTCTTTTGGTGGAGTTAGCAAACGAGTCTGTGAAGATAGCCAAGGAAGTGAAAATGGAGAGGTCAGAGATTGAGAGGATTGAGAATAAGAAGAGGAAGGTGATGGCTGATTTGAATGTGAATGAGTTTGAAAAGTTATCTAATAAGCCATGGTAA
- the LOC113282236 gene encoding protein NRT1/ PTR FAMILY 5.4-like: MESSTRYPLLTDNAHVNGDGDDRGIGLKISSHQHEQPVQLVKGGWKSAIYIIGVEVAERFAFYGTSGNLITYLIDVLGQSTAKAAQNVNIWSGVATLLPLLGAIIADSYLGRFNTIIVSSFIYIMGLVMLTLSVSTLIPLKFQYWVFFVSLYFVAIGEGGHKPCVQTFGAEQFDDCIPEEKKAKSSFFNWWYFGLCSGSTAGMLVVFYVQENVGWMIGFGLPAVAMAFALVIFLLGSEFYRSHVPKGSPLVRIMQVFVAAYRKRHLCVSKDGVPLYEEENPDAAGFSSNRQILAHTNQLKCLDKATIMDKMDTSCDTKNKWRLCSVTQVEEAKLLLRLVPIWLSCLSFGVVFAQGSTFFTKQGSSMDRTILHDFRIPSASLQVIPGLVIISTVVIYDRILVPIARNWTGIQSGITMLQRIGIGISFAALSMVTAALVEAKRVEVATQYGLVDQPNVTVPMSVCWLLPQYAILGVADVFAIVGLQEFFYDQMPDEMKSMGAAVYLSIMGVGSFLSSFIISIVKFASLENGDEWLGNNLNRAHLDYYYWLLAGLCTFGLGVYIGVSRCYLYKRTVAVADVLL; encoded by the exons ATGGAGAGTTCTACAAGATACCCACTCTTGACGGATAATGCTCATGTTAATGGTGATGGGGATGATCGAGGCATAGGATTGAAGATTTCTAGTCATCAGCATGAACAACCGGTTCAACTCGTAAAGGGAGGATGGAAATCAGCGATTTATATCATCG gtgttgaagttgcagagagatttgcattttatggaacatcagGAAACCTCATTACTTATCTCATTGATGTACTGGGTCAGTCCACGGCCAAAGCTGCCCAGAACGTCAACATTTGGTCAGGTGTAGCAACTCTGCTTCCATTGTTAGGAGCTATCATTGCTGATTCCTACTTAGGCCGGTTTAATACAATTATCGTCTCTTCCTTCATTTATATCATG GGGCTAGTTATGTTAACGCTTTCCGTATCTACTTTGATTCCACTAAAATTTCAATATTGGGTGTTCTTCGTCTCCCTATATTTTGTTGCAATAGGAGAGGGTGGACATAAACCATGTGTACAAACATTTGGAGCGGAACAATTCGATGATTGTATTCCAGAGGAAAAGAAAGCaaagagttcattctttaacTGGTGGTACTTTGGATTATGTAGTGGATCTACAGCGGGTATGCTAGTTGTATTTTATGTTCAAGAAAACGTAGGATGGATGATCGGGTTTGGTCTTCCCGCAGTTGCAATGGCATTTGCACTGGTAATTTTTTTGTTAGGTTCAGAATTCTATCGTAGTCATGTTCCTAAAGGAAGCCCATTAGTTCGGATTATGCAAGTGTTTGTTGCAGCTTACCGTAAACGCCATCTGTGTGTCTCAAAGGATGGGGTTCCATTGTATGAGGAAGAAAACCCAGATGCTGCTGGTTTCTCATCCAATAGACAAATCCTCGCTCACACTAATCAACTCAA ATGTTTGGACAAAGCTACAATCATGGACAAGATGGATACATCATGTGACACGAAAAATAAATGGAGGCTTTGCTCTGTTACCCAAGTAGAAGAAGCAAAGCTCCTACTTCGTCTAGTCCCCATTTGGTTGAGTTGCTTGTCTTTCGGCGTAGTTTTTGCACAAGGAAGCACATTTTTCACTAAGCAAGGAAGTTCAATGGACAGGACGATTCTTCATGACTTCCGCATACCCTCAGCTTCACTTCAAGTGATACCCGGTTTGGTAATAATCTCCACAGTCGTTATATATGATCGAATTCTAGTTCCAATAGCAAGAAACTGGACCGGAATCCAATCAGGAATAACAATGCTTCAAAGAATTGGGATCGGAATATCTTTTGCAGCACTTTCAATGGTAACAGCAGCTTTAGTAGAGGCAAAACGAGTTGAAGTTGCTACACAATATGGTCTCGTTGATCAACCCAATGTAACAGTTCCTATGAGTGTCTGTTGGTTACTGCCTCAATATGCAATATTAGGAGTTGCAGACGTGTTTGCCATCGTTGGCTTACAAGAATTCTTCTATGATCAAATGCCTGATGAGATGAAAAGTATGGGAGCTGCAGTTTATCTGAGTATTATGGGTGTTGGGAGTTTTTTAAGCAGCTTTATCATCTCAATTGTAAAATTTGCGAGTTTAGAAAACGGAGATGAATGGTTGGGGAACAATCTTAATAGAGCTCACCTTGATTATTACTACTGGTTATTAGCAGGTTTATGTACTTTTGGGCTTGGTGTTTATATAGGTGTTTCTAGGTGTTACTTATACAAGAGAACTGTTGCGGTTGCGGATGTACTACTCTGA